In Gossypium arboreum isolate Shixiya-1 chromosome 5, ASM2569848v2, whole genome shotgun sequence, a single genomic region encodes these proteins:
- the LOC108452561 gene encoding syntaxin-51-like isoform X2 has product MASPSDTWIKEYNEAIKIADDINGMISGKGSLPSSGPETQRHASAIRRKITILGTRLNGLQSLMSKPTGKPLTDKEMNRRKDMVTNLRSKSNQMASAFNMSNLANRDSLLGTETKPDTMSRTIGLDNSGLIGLQRQIMKEQDEGLEKLEETLVSTKHIALAVSEELDLHTTLIDDLGQHVDVTDSHLQRVLKNMGIMNKHINGGWSCMCMLVAVIGIVVLLVLIYLLIKYL; this is encoded by the exons ATGGCATCTCCTTCAGATACATGGATAAAAGAATACAACGAGGCAATAAAAATTGCAGACGATATCAATGGCATGATATCCGGCAAGGGTTCCTTGCCTTCGTCTGGACCGGAAACGCAGCGTCACGCTTCAGCTATTCGAAGGAAGATTACGATCTTAGGGACTCGACTCAATGGACTGCAATCCCTCATGTCTAAACCTACTGGGAAGCCATT AACAGATAAGGAGATGAATCGACGCAAAGACATGGTCACGAATTTGAGATCAAAATCGAATCAAATGGCTTCGGCATTCAACATGTCGAACCTTGCTAATAGAGACAGCTTACTAGGGACAGAAACTAAGCCAGATACTATGAGTAGAACAATCGGTTTGGATAACTCCGGCCTTATCGGTCTTCAACGACAAATAATGAAAG AGCAAGATGAGGGTCTCGAGAAGTTGGAGGAAACGCTCGTAAGCACGAAGCACATCGCATTAGCGGTCAGCGAAGAACTTGATCTGCATACCACACTAATT GATGACCTCGGCCAACATGTCGATGTCACCGATTCTCACCTACAG AGAGTGCTGAAAAACATGGGAATTATGAACAAGCACATCAATGGCGGATGGTCGTGTATGTGCATGCTTGTAGCTGTCATTGGAATTGTGGTTCTGCTTGTCCTTATATACCTACTCATCAAATACTTGTAA
- the LOC108452561 gene encoding syntaxin-51-like isoform X1, giving the protein MVLMASPSDTWIKEYNEAIKIADDINGMISGKGSLPSSGPETQRHASAIRRKITILGTRLNGLQSLMSKPTGKPLTDKEMNRRKDMVTNLRSKSNQMASAFNMSNLANRDSLLGTETKPDTMSRTIGLDNSGLIGLQRQIMKEQDEGLEKLEETLVSTKHIALAVSEELDLHTTLIDDLGQHVDVTDSHLQRVLKNMGIMNKHINGGWSCMCMLVAVIGIVVLLVLIYLLIKYL; this is encoded by the exons atg GTTTTAATGGCATCTCCTTCAGATACATGGATAAAAGAATACAACGAGGCAATAAAAATTGCAGACGATATCAATGGCATGATATCCGGCAAGGGTTCCTTGCCTTCGTCTGGACCGGAAACGCAGCGTCACGCTTCAGCTATTCGAAGGAAGATTACGATCTTAGGGACTCGACTCAATGGACTGCAATCCCTCATGTCTAAACCTACTGGGAAGCCATT AACAGATAAGGAGATGAATCGACGCAAAGACATGGTCACGAATTTGAGATCAAAATCGAATCAAATGGCTTCGGCATTCAACATGTCGAACCTTGCTAATAGAGACAGCTTACTAGGGACAGAAACTAAGCCAGATACTATGAGTAGAACAATCGGTTTGGATAACTCCGGCCTTATCGGTCTTCAACGACAAATAATGAAAG AGCAAGATGAGGGTCTCGAGAAGTTGGAGGAAACGCTCGTAAGCACGAAGCACATCGCATTAGCGGTCAGCGAAGAACTTGATCTGCATACCACACTAATT GATGACCTCGGCCAACATGTCGATGTCACCGATTCTCACCTACAG AGAGTGCTGAAAAACATGGGAATTATGAACAAGCACATCAATGGCGGATGGTCGTGTATGTGCATGCTTGTAGCTGTCATTGGAATTGTGGTTCTGCTTGTCCTTATATACCTACTCATCAAATACTTGTAA